From Cheilinus undulatus linkage group 18, ASM1832078v1, whole genome shotgun sequence, the proteins below share one genomic window:
- the ttbk2a gene encoding tau-tubulin kinase 2 isoform X2 — MSGGAEQADILSVLSLVKERWKVVKKIGGGGFGEIYEAVDLMTRVSVALKVESAQQPKQVLKMEVAVLKKLQGKDHVCRFVGCGRNDRFNYVVMELQGRNLADLRRSMTRGTFSISTTLRLGRQILEAIESIHSVGFLHRDIKPSNFAMGRFPSTCRTCYMLDFGLARQFTNSCQEVRPPRPVAGFRGTVRYASVNAHKNKEMGRHDDLWSLFYMLVEFLVGQLPWRKIKDKEHVGKLKETYDHRLMLKHLPAEFGVFLEHVSSLDYFTKPDYQLLMSVFDNSMKTYNVVENDPYDWERTGTDGTLTISAAATTPQHHTRLTPAHMGMANASLIPGDLMRENTDEVLQDEQLSDVENNPAPERLSGSPLHPHRNQEADVWEELDRNRNRIRTAVWKAGTEEEHSNNQGNQGHQSPYAGPSLGSPVKHSEVGAADRDGPLLRKLRNIHSFELERRLGLESKPSPERFVEACPSKQQLGTQHQEKDTDGAAIIPVTQGQTVPAGERPDRVWHYDEEFRSNGGSPKPQSSGSLEQGEGAVSSGGFVALNLSSGKQDVDSKEWVMVERPSGSPGAKVTSSPSEEDDEPEVLQAGERSPAWDKGSPSPSSGKAKQESAASSKGSAKVDKLELSVGPAGALPPITPTSPAEALAEGVLTQLTAQRPSGLSSQSGSDSAPQCLLLERRGEAEAEAQQVQEHLDSPQDNVPTHPGTPTDPLAEMLVNGNNHTKALSPVPSHASSPRSPRSPHSPPVRSPSSPRSPCSPRSPRSPVFANGHLSPVNGQRDLSNGAFPTLKDSEKDPPATEPQLKEEEGKEVDQAPDQTNGPASSPPAAPRKDPSRRQSRIPVLEPSSLLELPPPGSAKEKLLQKKANHQGQVPSPTASPSLSDRRAPIVASLARDPLSSTSDRSQEEDSLMGSRSDRQGDEAPSLSSSSSPLSRKSRIPRPVHSASSAEQLAAQFMPRPPPGKPPCRSTVEGRLRRYRIRAGSTSDSDLLTCLAQLMHSSRGSPLHHRSPAQHGGSRMGICSLTSSPHHHRSSSASPRSSSSLQRSVSSSPSRHEHRGGGGVGCLGRSRSPPSFSGSPPPRRFYPHHQESCCSRQARTGPFHLSRGKGCSREGKCSSKLSR, encoded by the exons ATGAGCGGGGGAGCGGAGCAAGCTGACATCCTAAGCGTGCTCTCCCTGGTCAAGGAACGATGGAAAGTG GTCAAGAAAATCGGGGGTGGTGGGTTTGGAGAGATCTACGAGGCGGTGGACCTGATGACCCGGGTCAGTGTGGCGCTGAAGGTGGAGTCGGCGCAGCAGCCCAAACAGGTGCTGAAGATGGAGGTGGCTGTGCTCAAGAAGCTCCAGG GTAAGGACCACGTGTGTCGCTTTGTGGGATGTGGCCGCAATGACCGATTTAACTACGTAGTAATGGAGCTTCAG GGCCGAAACCTGGCTGACCTCAGGAGAAGTATGACACGAGGAACCTTCAGCATCAGCACCACGCTGCGCCTCGGGCGTCAGATCCTGGAGGCCATCGAGAGCATCCACTCTGTGGGCTTCCTGCACAGGGACATCAAACCA TCAAACTTCGCCATGGGCCGCTTCCCGAGTACATGTCGAACCTGCTACATGTTGGACTTTGGTTTAGCTCGCCAGTTCACCAACTCTTGTCAGGAGGTCCGACCT cCCCGTCCAGTGGCAGGTTTCAGGGGAACAGTTCGTTATGCATCCGTCAATGCACACAAGAATAAG GAGATGGGCCGACATGATGACCTTTGGTCTCTCTTCTACATGCTGGTGGAGTTTCTGGTTGGTCAGCTCCCATGGAGGAAGATCAAGGACAAA GAGCACGTGGGGAAGCTAAAGGAGACTTACGACCATCGTCTCATGCTCAAACACCTGCCAGCAGAGTTTGGGGTCTTCCTGGAGCACGTTTCCAGCCTTGACTACTTCACCAAGCCGGACTACCAG ctgCTTATGTCAGTGTTTGACAACAGCATGAAAACCTACAACGTGGTGGAGAATGATCCTTATGACTGGGAGCGCACTGGAACAGATGGCACCTTGACAATCAGTGCTGCAGCCACAACACCACAACATCACACCCGCCTCACCCCGGCACACATGGG CATGGCGAATGCCTCCCTGATCCCTGGTGACCTCATGAGAGAAAACACAGATGAGGTTCTACAGGACGAGCAGCTCAGTGACGTGGAGAACAATCCTGCTCCGGAGCGTCTGTCAGGCTCTCCTTTACACCCACACCGCAACCAGGAGGCTGATGTGTGGGAGGAGCTGGACCGTAACAGAAACCGCATCAGGACAGCAGTGTGGAAG GCGGGAACGGAGGAGGAACACAGCAACAACCAGGGTAACCAAGGACACCAGAGCCCATACGCTGGGCCGAGCCTGGGCTCCCCGGTCAAACACTCTGAGGTGGGTGCTGCAGACCGTGATGGCCCTCTGCTGAGGAAGCTCCGCAACATTCATAGTTTTGAGCTGGAGAGGAGGCTGGGCCTGGAGTCCAAACCTAGTCCAGAGCGCTTTGTTGAGGCCTG CCCATCAAAGCAGCAGCTCGGCACCCAGCACCAGGAGAAAGACACAGATGGGGCTGCAATCATCCCTGTCACTCAGGGTCAGACTGTACCAGCTGGGGAGCGTCCTGATCGGGTCTGGCACTACGACGAGGAGTTTCGGTCTAACGGCGGCTCTCCCAAGCCACAATCTTCTGGATCTCTGGAGCAGGGAGAGGGGGCTGTCAGCAGCGGGGGCTTTGTGGCCCTTAATCTGAGCTCTGGGAAGCAGGACGTTGACTCAAAAGAGTGGGTAATGGTGGAGCGGCCCAGCGGCTCCCCAGGAGCCAAAGTCACCTCCAGCCCTTCGGAGGAGGATGACGAGCCAGAGGTGCTGCAGGCAGGGGAGCGATCTCCTGCATGGGACAAGGGCAGCCCGAGCCCAAGCTCTGGTAAAGCTAAACAAGAAAGCGCGGCTTCCTCCAAGGGAAGTGCTAAAGTGGACAAGTTGGAACTCAGTGTTGGCCCTGCAGGGGCTCTACCCCCGATCACTCCTACCAGTCCAGCTGAAGCTCTGGCTGAGGGAGTTCTCACCCAG TTGACGGCTCAGCGTCCCTCTGGGTTGTCGTCTCAGTCTGGATCAGACAGTGCCCCACAGTGCCTCCTGCTGGAGAGGCGAGGTGAAGCTGAAGCTGAGGCTCAGCAAGTCCAGGAGCACCTGGACTCCCCACAGGACAATGTGCCCACCCACCCAGGGACGCCAACAGACCCCCTGGCTGAGATGCTGGTCAACGGAAACAACCACACCAAAGCTCTAAGCCCTGTGCCGAGTCATGCATCTTCCCCGCGCTCCCCCCGCTCTCCACACTCGCCTCCTGTGCGCTCACCTTCCTCTCCGCGCTCCCCTTGCTCCCCTCGCTCCCCTCGCAGCCCCGTCTTCGCCAATGGCCACCTCTCCCCCGTGAACGGCCAAAGAGATTTAAGTAACGGAGCGTTCCCCACGCTGAAAGACTCTGAGAAAGATCCTCCTGCCACAGAGCCTCAgttaaaggaggaggagggcaaAGAAGTCGACCAGGCTCCAGATCAGACAAATGGCCCCGCCTCTTCCCCTCCAGCTGCCCCGCGTAAGGACCCTAGCCGAAGGCAAAGTCGTATCCCAGTCCTGGAGCCGTCCAGCCTGCTGGAGCTCCCTCCTCCAGGATCCGCCAAGGAGAAACTCCTGCAGAAGAAAGCCAACCACCAGGGTCAAGTCCCCTCTCCCACtgcctctccctccctctctgacaGGCGTGCCCCAATAGTGGCCTCACTAGCCAGGGACCCGCTATCCTCCACTTCTGACCGCTCTCAGGAAGAGGACTCTCTCATGGGCTCACGCTCTGACCGCCAGGGAGATGAAGCCccttccctctcctcctcctccagccctCTGTCCCGCAAGAGCAGGATTCCTCGTCCTGTACATTCAGCTTCTTCTGCTGAGCAGCTCGCCGCACAATTCATGCCGCGCCCACCGCCTGGGAAACCGCCATGTCGCTCTACAGTGGAGGGCAG GCTCAGGCGTTACCGCATTCGAGCCGGCAGCACGAGCGACTCGGACCTCCTGACATGCCTTGCTCAGCTGATGCACAGTTCCCGAGGCTCTCCTCTTCACCACCGCTCCCCTGCGCAGCATGGTGGCTCCAGGATGGGCATCTGCAGCCTGACCAGCTCTCCACATCACCACCGCAGCTCCAGCGCATCCCCGCGCAGCTCCTCTTCCCTGCAGCGCTCCGTCAGCTCCTCACCCTCCCGCCACGAGCACCGTGGCGGAGGGGGAGTGGGTTGCCTTGGCCGTAGCCGCTCGCCTCCTAGCTTCTCTGGCTCGCCGCCTCCCCGCCGCTTCTATCCTCATCACCAGGAATCCTGCTGCAGCCGCCAAGCCCGCACAGGCCCATTCCACCTGTCAAGGGGAAAAGGATGTAGCCGAGAGGGCAAGTGCTCCAGCAAGCTGAGCAGATAG
- the ttbk2a gene encoding tau-tubulin kinase 2 isoform X1, translated as MSGGAEQADILSVLSLVKERWKVVKKIGGGGFGEIYEAVDLMTRVSVALKVESAQQPKQVLKMEVAVLKKLQGKDHVCRFVGCGRNDRFNYVVMELQGRNLADLRRSMTRGTFSISTTLRLGRQILEAIESIHSVGFLHRDIKPSNFAMGRFPSTCRTCYMLDFGLARQFTNSCQEVRPPRPVAGFRGTVRYASVNAHKNKEMGRHDDLWSLFYMLVEFLVGQLPWRKIKDKEHVGKLKETYDHRLMLKHLPAEFGVFLEHVSSLDYFTKPDYQLLMSVFDNSMKTYNVVENDPYDWERTGTDGTLTISAAATTPQHHTRLTPAHMGMANASLIPGDLMRENTDEVLQDEQLSDVENNPAPERLSGSPLHPHRNQEADVWEELDRNRNRIRTAVWKAGTEEEHSNNQGNQGHQSPYAGPSLGSPVKHSEVGAADRDGPLLRKLRNIHSFELERRLGLESKPSPERFVEACPSKQQLGTQHQEKDTDGAAIIPVTQGQTVPAGERPDRVWHYDEEFRSNGGSPKPQSSGSLEQGEGAVSSGGFVALNLSSGKQDVDSKEWVMVERPSGSPGAKVTSSPSEEDDEPEVLQAGERSPAWDKGSPSPSSGKAKQESAASSKGSAKVDKLELSVGPAGALPPITPTSPAEALAEGVLTQLPTSPPSLPEEVAIRTSSPIPLRSPSPHTLLTTLSDPLHLREPSMRRSQSADQQQRQQERPTSSSSCHASLPLPQHPAPGTRSPNRRKLPAIPAGAANTKFPSVIRITRAQLQQLTAQRPSGLSSQSGSDSAPQCLLLERRGEAEAEAQQVQEHLDSPQDNVPTHPGTPTDPLAEMLVNGNNHTKALSPVPSHASSPRSPRSPHSPPVRSPSSPRSPCSPRSPRSPVFANGHLSPVNGQRDLSNGAFPTLKDSEKDPPATEPQLKEEEGKEVDQAPDQTNGPASSPPAAPRKDPSRRQSRIPVLEPSSLLELPPPGSAKEKLLQKKANHQGQVPSPTASPSLSDRRAPIVASLARDPLSSTSDRSQEEDSLMGSRSDRQGDEAPSLSSSSSPLSRKSRIPRPVHSASSAEQLAAQFMPRPPPGKPPCRSTVEGRLRRYRIRAGSTSDSDLLTCLAQLMHSSRGSPLHHRSPAQHGGSRMGICSLTSSPHHHRSSSASPRSSSSLQRSVSSSPSRHEHRGGGGVGCLGRSRSPPSFSGSPPPRRFYPHHQESCCSRQARTGPFHLSRGKGCSREGKCSSKLSR; from the exons ATGAGCGGGGGAGCGGAGCAAGCTGACATCCTAAGCGTGCTCTCCCTGGTCAAGGAACGATGGAAAGTG GTCAAGAAAATCGGGGGTGGTGGGTTTGGAGAGATCTACGAGGCGGTGGACCTGATGACCCGGGTCAGTGTGGCGCTGAAGGTGGAGTCGGCGCAGCAGCCCAAACAGGTGCTGAAGATGGAGGTGGCTGTGCTCAAGAAGCTCCAGG GTAAGGACCACGTGTGTCGCTTTGTGGGATGTGGCCGCAATGACCGATTTAACTACGTAGTAATGGAGCTTCAG GGCCGAAACCTGGCTGACCTCAGGAGAAGTATGACACGAGGAACCTTCAGCATCAGCACCACGCTGCGCCTCGGGCGTCAGATCCTGGAGGCCATCGAGAGCATCCACTCTGTGGGCTTCCTGCACAGGGACATCAAACCA TCAAACTTCGCCATGGGCCGCTTCCCGAGTACATGTCGAACCTGCTACATGTTGGACTTTGGTTTAGCTCGCCAGTTCACCAACTCTTGTCAGGAGGTCCGACCT cCCCGTCCAGTGGCAGGTTTCAGGGGAACAGTTCGTTATGCATCCGTCAATGCACACAAGAATAAG GAGATGGGCCGACATGATGACCTTTGGTCTCTCTTCTACATGCTGGTGGAGTTTCTGGTTGGTCAGCTCCCATGGAGGAAGATCAAGGACAAA GAGCACGTGGGGAAGCTAAAGGAGACTTACGACCATCGTCTCATGCTCAAACACCTGCCAGCAGAGTTTGGGGTCTTCCTGGAGCACGTTTCCAGCCTTGACTACTTCACCAAGCCGGACTACCAG ctgCTTATGTCAGTGTTTGACAACAGCATGAAAACCTACAACGTGGTGGAGAATGATCCTTATGACTGGGAGCGCACTGGAACAGATGGCACCTTGACAATCAGTGCTGCAGCCACAACACCACAACATCACACCCGCCTCACCCCGGCACACATGGG CATGGCGAATGCCTCCCTGATCCCTGGTGACCTCATGAGAGAAAACACAGATGAGGTTCTACAGGACGAGCAGCTCAGTGACGTGGAGAACAATCCTGCTCCGGAGCGTCTGTCAGGCTCTCCTTTACACCCACACCGCAACCAGGAGGCTGATGTGTGGGAGGAGCTGGACCGTAACAGAAACCGCATCAGGACAGCAGTGTGGAAG GCGGGAACGGAGGAGGAACACAGCAACAACCAGGGTAACCAAGGACACCAGAGCCCATACGCTGGGCCGAGCCTGGGCTCCCCGGTCAAACACTCTGAGGTGGGTGCTGCAGACCGTGATGGCCCTCTGCTGAGGAAGCTCCGCAACATTCATAGTTTTGAGCTGGAGAGGAGGCTGGGCCTGGAGTCCAAACCTAGTCCAGAGCGCTTTGTTGAGGCCTG CCCATCAAAGCAGCAGCTCGGCACCCAGCACCAGGAGAAAGACACAGATGGGGCTGCAATCATCCCTGTCACTCAGGGTCAGACTGTACCAGCTGGGGAGCGTCCTGATCGGGTCTGGCACTACGACGAGGAGTTTCGGTCTAACGGCGGCTCTCCCAAGCCACAATCTTCTGGATCTCTGGAGCAGGGAGAGGGGGCTGTCAGCAGCGGGGGCTTTGTGGCCCTTAATCTGAGCTCTGGGAAGCAGGACGTTGACTCAAAAGAGTGGGTAATGGTGGAGCGGCCCAGCGGCTCCCCAGGAGCCAAAGTCACCTCCAGCCCTTCGGAGGAGGATGACGAGCCAGAGGTGCTGCAGGCAGGGGAGCGATCTCCTGCATGGGACAAGGGCAGCCCGAGCCCAAGCTCTGGTAAAGCTAAACAAGAAAGCGCGGCTTCCTCCAAGGGAAGTGCTAAAGTGGACAAGTTGGAACTCAGTGTTGGCCCTGCAGGGGCTCTACCCCCGATCACTCCTACCAGTCCAGCTGAAGCTCTGGCTGAGGGAGTTCTCACCCAG CTCCCCACCTCTCCTCCGTCCCTGCCTGAGGAGGTTGCAATCCGGACATCCAGCCCCATCCCTCTGCGTTCTCCCAGCCCTCACACCCTCCTGACCACTCTATCGGACCCGCTGCACCTGCGCGAGCCAAGCATGAGGCGCAGCCAGTCCGCCGAccagcagcagcggcagcaggAGCGTcccacctcttcctcctcctgccaCGCCTCCCTACCGCTCCCACAGCACCCCGCCCCTGGCACTCGCTCACCAAATCGCCGGAAGCTGCCGGCCATCCCGGCGGGTGCTGCCAACACCAAGTTCCCTTCTGTCATACGTATCACCCGCGCCCAGCTTCAGCAG TTGACGGCTCAGCGTCCCTCTGGGTTGTCGTCTCAGTCTGGATCAGACAGTGCCCCACAGTGCCTCCTGCTGGAGAGGCGAGGTGAAGCTGAAGCTGAGGCTCAGCAAGTCCAGGAGCACCTGGACTCCCCACAGGACAATGTGCCCACCCACCCAGGGACGCCAACAGACCCCCTGGCTGAGATGCTGGTCAACGGAAACAACCACACCAAAGCTCTAAGCCCTGTGCCGAGTCATGCATCTTCCCCGCGCTCCCCCCGCTCTCCACACTCGCCTCCTGTGCGCTCACCTTCCTCTCCGCGCTCCCCTTGCTCCCCTCGCTCCCCTCGCAGCCCCGTCTTCGCCAATGGCCACCTCTCCCCCGTGAACGGCCAAAGAGATTTAAGTAACGGAGCGTTCCCCACGCTGAAAGACTCTGAGAAAGATCCTCCTGCCACAGAGCCTCAgttaaaggaggaggagggcaaAGAAGTCGACCAGGCTCCAGATCAGACAAATGGCCCCGCCTCTTCCCCTCCAGCTGCCCCGCGTAAGGACCCTAGCCGAAGGCAAAGTCGTATCCCAGTCCTGGAGCCGTCCAGCCTGCTGGAGCTCCCTCCTCCAGGATCCGCCAAGGAGAAACTCCTGCAGAAGAAAGCCAACCACCAGGGTCAAGTCCCCTCTCCCACtgcctctccctccctctctgacaGGCGTGCCCCAATAGTGGCCTCACTAGCCAGGGACCCGCTATCCTCCACTTCTGACCGCTCTCAGGAAGAGGACTCTCTCATGGGCTCACGCTCTGACCGCCAGGGAGATGAAGCCccttccctctcctcctcctccagccctCTGTCCCGCAAGAGCAGGATTCCTCGTCCTGTACATTCAGCTTCTTCTGCTGAGCAGCTCGCCGCACAATTCATGCCGCGCCCACCGCCTGGGAAACCGCCATGTCGCTCTACAGTGGAGGGCAG GCTCAGGCGTTACCGCATTCGAGCCGGCAGCACGAGCGACTCGGACCTCCTGACATGCCTTGCTCAGCTGATGCACAGTTCCCGAGGCTCTCCTCTTCACCACCGCTCCCCTGCGCAGCATGGTGGCTCCAGGATGGGCATCTGCAGCCTGACCAGCTCTCCACATCACCACCGCAGCTCCAGCGCATCCCCGCGCAGCTCCTCTTCCCTGCAGCGCTCCGTCAGCTCCTCACCCTCCCGCCACGAGCACCGTGGCGGAGGGGGAGTGGGTTGCCTTGGCCGTAGCCGCTCGCCTCCTAGCTTCTCTGGCTCGCCGCCTCCCCGCCGCTTCTATCCTCATCACCAGGAATCCTGCTGCAGCCGCCAAGCCCGCACAGGCCCATTCCACCTGTCAAGGGGAAAAGGATGTAGCCGAGAGGGCAAGTGCTCCAGCAAGCTGAGCAGATAG